One segment of Carya illinoinensis cultivar Pawnee chromosome 13, C.illinoinensisPawnee_v1, whole genome shotgun sequence DNA contains the following:
- the LOC122292993 gene encoding sodium-dependent phosphate transport protein 1, chloroplastic isoform X1, which yields MNCSPYNAMSARALLYSLSVTPKTPPDVSARKKNPCSDVKPRYPFPFRIRVRASSQECCSVFRVSALRSSGGRRGGKVWADVKSKPYDISSSASDSVKFEETHDGVVLGDEEKDSSVPWLERFPKRWVIVVLCFSAFLLCNMDRVNMSIAILPMSAEFNWNPTTVGLIQSSFFWGYLLTQVAGGIWADTVGGKLVLGFGVVWWSIATALTPIAAKAGLPFLLVVRAFMGIGEGVAMPAMNNILSKWVPVAERSRSLALVYSGMYLGSVTGLAFSPFLIHQFGWPSVFFSFGSLGTVWFAVWLSKAHSSPLEDPELLPEEKRLIISNSVSNEPVKTIPWGLILSKPPVWALIMCHFCHNWGTFILLTWMPTYYNQVLKFNLTDSGLICVLPWLTMAFSANLGGWIADTLVSKGLSVTKVRKIMQTIGFLGPAFFLTQLSHVNSPAMAVLCMACSQGTDAFSQSGLYSNHQDIAPRYSGVLLGLSNTAGVLAGVFGTAATGYILQHGSWDDVFKVSVGLYLVGTVVWNLFSTGEKILD from the exons ATGAACTGTTCACCCTACAACGCCATGAGCGCTAGAGCTCTTCTCTACTCCTTATCTGTCACGCCCAAGACCCCACCCGATGTTTCAGCCCGAAAGAAAAATCCATGTTCCGATGTCAAACCCAGGTACCCTTTTCCTTTTCGGATTCGGGTACGCGCATCCTCCCAAGAATGTTGCTCTGTATTTCGGGTCTCCGCACTTCGAAGTTCCGGGGGGAGAAGAGGCGGGAAAGTGTGGGCTGATGTTAAATCGAAGCCTTACGATATTTCAAGCTCAGCTTCCGATTCTGTGAAATTTGAGGAGACTCATGACGGCGTCGTGTTGGGGGATGAAGAGAAGGACAGTTCAGTTCCCTGGTTGGAACGGTTTCCCAAAAGATGGGTCATTGTCGTTTTATGTTTCTCAGCTTTCCTACTCTGCAATATGGATAGG GTAAATATGAGCATTGCCATACTTCCAATGTCAGCAGAGTTCAATTGGAACCCAACCACAGTTGGTCTGATACAGTCTTCTTTTTTCTGGGGCTACCTCCTTACTCAG GTTGCTGGTGGCATATGGGCAGACACAGTTGGTGGAAAGCTGGTCCTGGGATTTGGTGTAGTTTGGTGGTCGATTGCCACAGCTCTCACTCCTATTGCTGCTAAAGCTGGGTTGCCTTTCTTACTTGTTGTTCGGGCTTTCATGGGGATCGGTGAG GGTGTTGCTATGCCTGCCATGAATAACATTTTGTCAAAATGGGTTCCTGTAGCAGAGAGAAGTAGATCATTAGCATTAGTGTACAGTGGGATGTACCTTGGGTCAGTCACTGGCTTGGCATTTTCACCGTTTTTAATCCACCAGTTTGGATGGCCATCAGTCTTCTTCTCTTTTGGTTCTCTAGGGACAGTTTGGTTTGCTGTGTGGCTAAGTAAG GCACATAGTTCTCCTCTTGAGGATCCAGAACTGCTGCCTGAAGAGAAGAGGCTGATCATCTCCAACAGTGTTTCCAACGAACCTGTTAAAACAATACCTTGGGGACTGATTTTGTCAAAACCACCTGTATGGGCCCTAATAATGTGTCATTTCTGTCACAACTGGGGGACATTTATTCTTTTGACATGGATGCCAACTTACTATAATCAA GTCCTGAAGTTCAATCTTACGGACTCTGGGCTTATTTGCGTTTTGCCTTGGCTCACAATGGCATTTTCTGCAAATCTTGGAGGGTGGATTGCTGATACGCTAGTTAGCAAAGGTTTATCTGTGACAAAAGTTCGGAag ATCATGCAAACAATTGGATTTCTTGGTCCTGCTTTCTTCTTAACTCAGTTGAGCCATGTTAATTCTCCTGCAATGGCTGTTCTGTGTATGGCATGTAGTCAG GGTACTGATGCATTCTCACAGTCTGGTCTATATTCAAACCATCAAGATATTGCCCCTCGATATTCT GGAGTATTGCTTGGTCTATCCAATACTGCTGGAGTACTGGCAGGTGTATTTGGTACAGCGGCAACAGGCTACATCTTGCAACATG GTTCTTGGGACGATGTTTTCAAGGTTTCTGTTGGGCTCTACTTGGTTGGCACAGTTGTTTGGAACCTTTTTTCGACCGGGGAGAAAATCTTGGATTAA
- the LOC122292993 gene encoding sodium-dependent phosphate transport protein 1, chloroplastic isoform X2 — MNCSPYNAMSARALLYSLSVTPKTPPDVSARKKNPCSDVKPRYPFPFRIRVRASSQECCSVFRVSALRSSGGRRGGKVWADVKSKPYDISSSASDSVKFEETHDGVVLGDEEKDSSVPWLERFPKRWVIVVLCFSAFLLCNMDRVNMSIAILPMSAEFNWNPTTVGLIQSSFFWGYLLTQVAGGIWADTVGGKLVLGFGVVWWSIATALTPIAAKAGLPFLLVVRAFMGIGEGVAMPAMNNILSKWVPVAERSRSLALVYSGMYLGSVTGLAFSPFLIHQFGWPSVFFSFGSLGTVWFAVWLSKAHSSPLEDPELLPEEKRLIISNSVSNEPVKTIPWGLILSKPPVWALIMCHFCHNWGTFILLTWMPTYYNQVLKFNLTDSGLICVLPWLTMAFSANLGGWIADTLVSKGLSVTKVRKIMQTIGFLGPAFFLTQLSHVNSPAMAVLCMACSQGTDAFSQSGLYSNHQDIAPRYSGVLLGLSNTAGVLAGVFGTAATGYILQHDDVELYIVPKIAPIQFPNEKKLFSGVL, encoded by the exons ATGAACTGTTCACCCTACAACGCCATGAGCGCTAGAGCTCTTCTCTACTCCTTATCTGTCACGCCCAAGACCCCACCCGATGTTTCAGCCCGAAAGAAAAATCCATGTTCCGATGTCAAACCCAGGTACCCTTTTCCTTTTCGGATTCGGGTACGCGCATCCTCCCAAGAATGTTGCTCTGTATTTCGGGTCTCCGCACTTCGAAGTTCCGGGGGGAGAAGAGGCGGGAAAGTGTGGGCTGATGTTAAATCGAAGCCTTACGATATTTCAAGCTCAGCTTCCGATTCTGTGAAATTTGAGGAGACTCATGACGGCGTCGTGTTGGGGGATGAAGAGAAGGACAGTTCAGTTCCCTGGTTGGAACGGTTTCCCAAAAGATGGGTCATTGTCGTTTTATGTTTCTCAGCTTTCCTACTCTGCAATATGGATAGG GTAAATATGAGCATTGCCATACTTCCAATGTCAGCAGAGTTCAATTGGAACCCAACCACAGTTGGTCTGATACAGTCTTCTTTTTTCTGGGGCTACCTCCTTACTCAG GTTGCTGGTGGCATATGGGCAGACACAGTTGGTGGAAAGCTGGTCCTGGGATTTGGTGTAGTTTGGTGGTCGATTGCCACAGCTCTCACTCCTATTGCTGCTAAAGCTGGGTTGCCTTTCTTACTTGTTGTTCGGGCTTTCATGGGGATCGGTGAG GGTGTTGCTATGCCTGCCATGAATAACATTTTGTCAAAATGGGTTCCTGTAGCAGAGAGAAGTAGATCATTAGCATTAGTGTACAGTGGGATGTACCTTGGGTCAGTCACTGGCTTGGCATTTTCACCGTTTTTAATCCACCAGTTTGGATGGCCATCAGTCTTCTTCTCTTTTGGTTCTCTAGGGACAGTTTGGTTTGCTGTGTGGCTAAGTAAG GCACATAGTTCTCCTCTTGAGGATCCAGAACTGCTGCCTGAAGAGAAGAGGCTGATCATCTCCAACAGTGTTTCCAACGAACCTGTTAAAACAATACCTTGGGGACTGATTTTGTCAAAACCACCTGTATGGGCCCTAATAATGTGTCATTTCTGTCACAACTGGGGGACATTTATTCTTTTGACATGGATGCCAACTTACTATAATCAA GTCCTGAAGTTCAATCTTACGGACTCTGGGCTTATTTGCGTTTTGCCTTGGCTCACAATGGCATTTTCTGCAAATCTTGGAGGGTGGATTGCTGATACGCTAGTTAGCAAAGGTTTATCTGTGACAAAAGTTCGGAag ATCATGCAAACAATTGGATTTCTTGGTCCTGCTTTCTTCTTAACTCAGTTGAGCCATGTTAATTCTCCTGCAATGGCTGTTCTGTGTATGGCATGTAGTCAG GGTACTGATGCATTCTCACAGTCTGGTCTATATTCAAACCATCAAGATATTGCCCCTCGATATTCT GGAGTATTGCTTGGTCTATCCAATACTGCTGGAGTACTGGCAGGTGTATTTGGTACAGCGGCAACAGGCTACATCTTGCAACATG ATGACGTAGAACTTTATATTGTCCCTAAAATTGCACCCATCCAATTTCCCAATGAGAAAAAGCTGTTTAGTGGTGTTCTTTAA